CGCGCCGACCATGCCCGTCGTCGCAGGCGTCGAGGGGACGTGGAGCGTGACGAAGTCGCTCTCGGCCAGCAACGCGGCAAGGGGGATGCGCTCGACACCGGGCAGCAAGGCCGGCCCCGCCGGGTCGAATCCCAGCACGCGCATCCGGAAGCCGCCGGCCCGCGCGGCGACGGCTTGCCCGATCCGCCCCAACCCGACGATGCCCAGCGTCTTGCCGAACACAAGCGTGCCAGGGAACTCACCCCACCCGCCGGCTCGCACTGCGGCGTCGCACTCGGCCACCCGGCGAGCGGCGGCCAGCAGCAGCGCGAAGGTGTAGTCCGCGACCGCCTCCGTCATGGCGCCGGGCGTGTTCGTGACGAGGACACCGGCATCGGTGGCAGCGGCCAGGTTGATGCCATCAAGCCCGACCCCGCACCGCGCCACCAGAGCGAGCTCGGGGCACTCGGCGAAGAGGCGCGCGCCGTAGGGGTCGCTGGACGCGATGACGGCCTGCCTGTCGCGCAGCAGCGGGATGAGCTCGTCCTCCGGCACCGGACCGGCTCGCGGCGACAGGAATAAGGAGCAGCCCGCTTCCTCGAGCGTACGACGGGCCGCCTCGCCGCTGTCCCAGAAGGCCCTTGCCGTCACCAGCACCCTCCAGCCCATGCAGCCCTCCCGCGCGCCTACGCCGCCGCCTCGTCCGGCGATCTGGCGAAGTCGCCCACGTAGAGTACCTCCTCCTCGAGAGTCACGCCGAAACCCTCGCGTACGCGCGCTTTGACGCGGGCGGCGAGTGTTCGGATGTCGGCGGCCGTCGCGCCGCCGCGGTTGACGAGGAAGTTACCGTGCCGCTGGCTCACCTGGGCGCCGCCCACGCGCAGCCCCTTGCACCCGCATGCCGCGCTGAGGTAGCCGGCCGGCACAACGCCGGCCTCGCGCATCGCCGCAGGCAGTCCGGGCACCCGTTCGGCGAGAGCGGCATCCTCCAGGTTCTTGAAGAAGCTGCCGGCGCTGGCATGCCAGGGCTGGCGGAAGATCCGCTGGCGCTGGTTCTCGCGCGCTCGCGCCAGGATGGCGGCGCGAGTGCCAGGCTCCAAGCGGAGCGTCGCCGCCACGATGGCCGCCGGCGGCCCACCGGGCCGGCGCAAGCGGCTGTCTCGATAGGCGAACTCCATCCACTCCGGCCCAACGCTCGTTCGCTCGCCGCGCTCCACCACGTCGAGCTCGGCCACGAGGCCGCAAACGCTCTGCCGGTAGGCGCCCGCGTTCGAGACCAGCGCGCCCCCCAGCGTCCCCGGGATGCCGACGGCAAACTCCAACCCCGAGAGCTCGGCGCGAAGGCTCTCCAGGAACAGTCGCATGAAGGAGTGCCCGGAATCGGCGCGCGTAATCGGGCCGACCTCTCGCCGCCGGCACGCGTTGTGGAGCACCAGGCCGCGAATGCCCGCATCGGCGACGCAAACGTTGCTGCCGCCGCCCAGAAGGAGGTAAGGCGTGCGGGTCCTCTGTGCGGCCGCGGCAACAAGCGCGAGGTCGTCGGCCGCCTCGGCGCGGAAGTAGAGGTCCGCCCGCCCGCCAACGCGCAGCGTAGTAAAGGGGCTGAGCGGTACGCGCCTGCCAAATCGGGCGACGATCCGGCCTGGAAGCTCAGAGGAGAGCGCGCGCTCCCAGGGCTGGGCGATGACGGTGGCTGACTGCATAGCAAGTGTGAGGCGCCCCGCGTGCGTGACAGGCGCGCGCGGGGCGCTGGCGAGCGGACAGAGCACCGTCCCCTCAGCGGGCCGCCGGCGCCGGGTTGCCGAGCTTCACGGAGGCGCGGTCGAGCCCGAGGGCCCAGCGCACCGCCCCGAGCACGTGCTGCCGGTACACCTCGTTGGTCCACACGTCGCCGCGGTGCCCGAAGGCGGTGTAGAAGACGCGACCCTTGCCGTAGGGCTTGCACCACGCCAGCGGGAAGTCCGCCGGCTGGTTGGCGGTAGCCGACCTGTCATCGGGCACGCTGCTGAGTGATAGAAGCACGTGTACCCTGGCGCGATCGAAGTGCCTGTGATGGTATATCTCGTCCAGAATACGGAACCCCGCAGGCCAGCGTCGCGTGGCCGGGTGCCTCTTGTCGTTGACGATTGGCTCGACCTCCGCCTGTTGCCCGTGGGTCTCGAACTCGCCGCCGATCATGTCGATGTAGGTCGATTGGTCATGGTAGGTATCGGTTGCCGAGTGCATGCCGAGGAAACCCTTGCCCGACTTGATCCAGTCGAGAAAGGCTGGCAGGTCGGGAATGCCCAGGTCACCGGTCGTGTTGAGGAAAACGACGGCGGCATAGGGATCGAGCCCGGACGGCGTCAGCATCGCCTTCACGTCGTCGGCGGTTCGACAGTAGTCGACGCTGAACGCGCCGCTCCGCTCGCCGATCTCCCGCATCGCCTTCTCGCCGGCCTCGATGCCTTCCGTGTGGCGGAAACCGGTGGTGTGCGTCACCACCAGGACCTTCCGGGGCCCGACCGCATGGCCGGCGACGGCCCCCGCCGGCACAGCGCCGGCGCCGATCGCCAGCGCCACGGCCGCCGTGACCATGAGCCTTGTCATGGGCATGCTCCTCCTCCCGGCACTCGGGTTACCCCGCTGCCGCATACCTGAATTGCTCGCGGCGCAGCGTGATTCCTTCCGCGGCCACGGGCCGCCGGTCGCTGCCGCCACGCACGGCCACGCCGCGTGCAGCTCGGGCTTCCACGCGAGTCGGCCGCGCCCCATCCGGCAGAGGTATAATCTGGTAGCCACGCATCTCATTGCCCTGCAGCAAGGCGCATGGGAAGGATCCGCGTTGAGGAGCGACAACGCCGCCCGAGTGCCGGTGCCCACCCTCGAGCGCCTGGCAACGTATCTTCGCTATCTGCTCGACCTGGAACAGGATCGCGTCGAGACGATCTCGTCGGCCGAGGTCGAGGAGCAGACCGGCGTCAACGCCGCGCAGTTCCGCAAGGACCTGTCCTACTTCGGCGAGTTCGGCAAGCCGGGCGTCGGCTACAACGTGCCGGACCTTCAGACGCGAATCTCCCGCATCCTCAAGATCGACAAGGAGCAGCGGATCCTCCTCGTTGGCGCGGGGAACCTCGGCAGCGCACTCGTAGGCTACCCGGGGCTCAAGGAGCATCGCTTCCAGCTGGTTGCGGTCTTCGATAGCAGCCCGGCCAAGGTCGGCACACGGATCTGGGAGCTCGAGGTCCTCGACATCGCTCGCATCCGCGAGGTGAACGCGGGCCTGCGCGCCCGCATCGCCATCCTTGCCGTGCCCCGGGCCGCCGCCCAGGCGGTGGCGGAGGCACTGGTCGATGCGGGCGTCGACGCGATCCTCAACTTCGCGCCGACCGTGATTCGCCTTCCGGAGACCGTCATGGTCCGCAACGTCTCGTTCGTGCAAGAGCTGGCGGTCCTCTCCTATCACCTGTCGACTGAGCACCCCGAGGAGCGCGCCGCGTCCTTGCCACCCGCCGTGGCGCTCAGCCCCACCGACGCCTGACGCGCGGCCCTCCGTCGCGGTCAGGCGGGGGGCTCGCCCGGCCGGGGTACAATGTGATCCGTTCGTACACCCGAGCAGCAGCGGCAGCCGTGTCGGCCTCGCCGAGCGCCGCGGGCAGGAGGCTGGGTCGGCATGCCAACGGTCCGTGAAGCGGACTACCTCGTCATCGGCAGCGGTATCGCCGGGCTGACGTTCGCGCTCCTCACCTCACCCCACGGCTCGACGGTTGTCCTCACCAAGAAGAACCGCGCCGAGTCCAACACGAACTATGCGCAGGGCGGCATCGCCGGCGTGATGGCGGATGATGACGACATCGCCCTGCACGCGGCCGATACCCTCACCGCCGGCGCGGGCCTCTGCCACCCGGAAGCGGTGGACGTGCTCGTCCGCGAGGGGCCGGCGCGCATCCGCGACCTGATCGGCCTCGGCGCCCGGTTCAGCACGGCCGAGGGCAGTAGCCTGGCCCTTGGGCGCGAGGGGGGCCACTCGCGCAACCGGATCGTGCACGCCGTCGACCGGACCGGCTGGGAGTGCGAGCGGGCCTTGCTGGCCGCGTCCAAGGACCGCCCCAACCTCGAGATCGCTGAGCACCTGCTCGTGGTTGACCTGGCGATGGCGAGCGGCCGATGCGTGGGTGCGTACGCGCTGAATGCGGCAACGGGCTCGGTCGAGTTGTTCCGCGCCGGCGCCGTTCTGCTCGCGGCCGGCGGCTGCGGCCGCATCTACGCCCACACGACGAACCCCCGCATCGCCACCGGCGACGGCGTTGCGATGGCGTGGCGGGCCGGCGCCGCCATCGCCAACATGGAGTTTATCCAGTTCCACCCGACCACTCTCTACCATCCGCACGGAGAGTCGTTTCTCATCTCCGAGGCGGTCCGGGGCGAGGGTGGCGTGCTCCGCACGGCCGATGGCGAGGCCTTCATGGCGCGGTACCACCCGCTGGCCGACCTGGCCCCGCGCGACGTGGTGGCGCGGGCCATACACGCGGAGCGCCTCCGACGCGATGAGCCCTGCGTCTACCTCGACGTCACTCACCTCGACGCAGCCTTCCTGCGGGCGCGGTTCCCCACCATCTCGCGGCGATGCGCGGCTCTCGACATCGACATCACGCGCCAGCCCATCCCGGTTGTGCCGGCCGCGCACTACATGTGCGGCGGGGTGAGGACGGACCTGGACGGGCGGACGACCACCGCCGGGCTCTACGCGGCCGGCGAGGTGGCCTGTACGGGCGTGCACGGCGCCAACCGCCTGGCCTCCAACTCGCTCCTCGAGGCGATGGTGTTCGGCCACCGCGCCGCGTCCGCCGCGACCGCCGCAGGCGGCCGCCGGACTTCGCATGGCAGGGCCGTTCCGGCGTCAGGCGAGTGGCTGCTGAGCGCGGCCGGGGCGGCTGGCGCCGGCGAGTCCGAGGCCGTCGCCGCGCGTCTACGCTCCATGATGGATGCCCGCGTGGGCATCGTGCGGAGCGACGCCGACCTCGATGCCGCGCTCGCCGAGGTCCAGTGCCTGCAGGCGCGCGCCGAGCAGTTGTGTCGCGAGTCCGGCCTGAACGCCGAGGCCTGCGAGACGCGCAACATGACCGCCGTCGCGCGGCTCGTGGTCCGCTCCGCGCTCTCCCGCAGAGAGAGCCGCGGCCTGCACTACACCACCGACTATCCGGGGGCCGGCGGGCCGGAGTGGCTGCGCGACACCGTCCTGGTCGGCGAGTAGCGCGCGGGAGCGCCGAAGGAATGGGACCCGGCGCCGTCGAATCCGTCGTCGGCGGCCTCGCAGGCTCGCGCGTTCGGCGGAGGATGGCACTCGCATGATCATCGGGGTCCCGAAGGAGACGAAGGACAGCGAGTACCGGGTCTCCATCGTGCCGGCCGGCGTCGAGTTGCTCACGGAAGATGGGCACACCGTCCTCGTAGAGCGGGGCGCGGGCCTCGGATCCGGCGTGGCGGACGAGGAGTACGCCGCCGCCGGCGCAGAGATCCTGACGGATCCCGCGGAGGTCTTCGGCCGCGCCGACCTCGTGGTGAAGGTGAAGGAGCCGCTCGAGCCGGAGTATGCGATGCTCCGGCCAGGGCAGGTGCTCTTCACCTACTTCCACTTCGCCGCCAACGAAGCGTTGACGCGCGCGATGGCCGTCGGTGGCGTGGTCTGCGTCGCCTACGAGACGATCCAGCTTCCGGACGGCACTCTGCCCCTCCTCACCCCCATGAGCGAGGTGGCCGGCCGCATGGCCATCCAGCAGGGCGCGAAGTACCTGGAGCGGCCGATGGAGGGCCGCGGCATTCTGCTAAGCGGCGTGCCCGGTGTGCCGCCCGCCAGAGTGGCCGTGCTCGGCGGCGGCGTGGTTGGGGCGAACGCCGCCAAGATCGCGGCCGGATTTGGCGCGGATGTCACCGTCCTCGACGTGAACCTTGAGCGCCTCCGCTACATCGACGACATCATGCCGCCCAACGTCAACACGCTCTACTCCAACCGCCCGAACATCCGGCAGGCCATCCGCGACGCGGATCTGGTCATTGGCTGCGTGCTGCGGCGCGGCGCCCGGGCGCCCGTCCTGGTTACGCGCGAGATGCTCTCCACCATGCGGCGCGGGGCGGTCGTGGTAGACGTTGCGGTGGACCAGGGAGGTTGCTTCGAGACGACGCGACCGACGACCCACATGCATCCGACCTATATCGAGGAGGGCGTCGTCCACTACTGTGTGGCCAACATGCCCGGCGCCGTCGCCGGCACCTCCACGTTCGCTCTCACCAACGAGACGCTGGAGTACGTGCGGCTTCTGGCCGCGCATGGATGGCGGCAGGCCATGCGCGGGTCACCCTCGCTCAAGATGGGCCTCAACGTCGCTGGCGGGCAGGTGTGCTTCGCGGCGATCGCCGAGGAGTTCGGCCTGCCGCTGACGCCGGTCGACGCACTTGTCGGCTAGCGTGGGCGCGGCGACGGCACCCGCGGGAGACCGATGGATCGCAACGTGAAGGAGCCCCGCGCGGCGACCGAACCGCCCGTCCGCGCGGCTCGGTGCCTTCCGGCGCCAATCGAGTGGCTGAACAACTACCGCGGCATCGTCGCGCTCATCGTCGTGTTCATCCTCGGGTGCATCTTCACGCCGCGCGCGTACGACACGGGCCTGCCGATCTTCCTGTCGTGGCGCACCCAGCTCGACATCCTGTTCGAGTACTCCGAATACGGTCTGTTGGCAACCGGCATGACGCTGGTGATCCTGACCGGCGGCATCGACCTGTCGGTCAGTTCGGTGCTCGGCCTGGCGGCCACGCTGTTCGCCCTGCTGACGGTCGGCTACGGCTGGGGCGTCGGCCCCGCAATCGCGGTCGTCGTCGCTACAGGTCTCGGCGCCGGCGCCGTCAACGGGGTATTGGTCGCGCGCTTTCGGCTCCAGCCGTTCGTCGCCACCCTTGCGATGATGTCGGCGGCGCGCGGGGCGGCCAAGATGGTCTCCGGCGGGATCAAGGTGCAGCCCGCCGCGCAGCCCTGGTACGCCATGCAGCAGGACACGCCGCCGTTCTTCCGCTGGATGACGGACAGCCTTCCAGGGGTTGGCGTTCAGCCGGCCACGCTGCTGTTTCTGGGCAGCATCGCGGTGATGGCGCTGATCGTGCGCGGCACGGCCTACGGGCGCAAGCTCTACGCGATCGGCGGCAACGAAGAGGCAGCCCGGCTCTGCGGCATCCCCGTTAACCGCACCAAGCTGCTCACCTACGCGATCTGCAGCGGTTTCGCCGCGCTCGCGGGCATCGTCAACGCATGCCGACAGGACATCGGCGATCCCGAGGCGGGCTTCACCTTCGAGCTCGACGCGATCGCGGCCGTCGTCATCGGCGGCACCAGCCTGATGGGCGGGCGCGGCGGGATGGCGTTCACGCTCATCGGCGTGCTGATCATGGCCTACATCGGCAAGATCCTGAGCCTGAACGCGGTCCCAATCGCGCCCAGAATGATCATACAGGCCGGGATCATCGTGGCCGCTGTACTGATCCAGCGGCAGAGAAGAGGGTCAACATGAGGGCACACACGCTCCTCGCGGCCGCGACGCTGCTGGCGCTCGCCGCCGGCTGCAGCTCGCGACAGGGTGCGGGAGGCACCGCCTCCACCACGAAGCACTACGTCGTCGGCATGTCGCAATGCAATCTGGGCGAGCCATGGCGCGTCCAGATGAACAAGGATGTCCGCGAGGCCGCCGCCGAGCACCCGGAGATCGAGCTGATCGAGAGGGACGCCCAGAATCGGACCGAGACGCAGCAGAACCAGGTCGGTGAGTTCGTGCAGCAGCACGTCGACCTGATCATCATCAGCCCGAAGGAGGCGCGGCCGCTCACGCGCCCCGTGGCCGAGGCGATGAAGGCCGGCATCCCGGTCATCGTACTCGACCGCGCCGTGGAGGGCGATGACTACACGTGCTTCATCGGGGCAGACAACGTTCGGATCGGCCGGGAGGCTGGCAAGCACATGGTGAAGATCCTCGGGGGCAAGGGCAACGTAGTCGAGCTCAAGGGGCTGATGACCTCCACCCCCGGACAGGACCGACACAACGGCTTCATGGAAGGGATCCGGGGCTCCGCGCTCAAGATCGTGTTCGACGCGGACTGCCAGTGGTTGGAGCCGAACGCGCAGAGGGAAATGAAGTCCGCGCTGTCGCGCTTCCCGCGGATCGACGGCGTCTATGGTCACAACGACCCGAGCGCCCACGGCGCGTACCTGGCCGCTCGCCAGGAGGGCAAGGGGCGCGAGAAGACGATCAAGTTCATCGGCATCGATGCGTTGCCCCATGAGGGCGTGCGCTACGTGAAGGACGGTATACTGACAGCTACCTTCCAGTACCCGACGGGCGGCCGCGAGGCCATCGACACAGCCCTGAAGGTGCTCAAGGGGGAGCAGGTGCCCAAGCAGATCACGCTGGGCACGCGAATCTTCACCAGGGAGAACGCCGCCTCGGGCGGCGGGGAGCTGTAGGTCGCAGCCGTGTCGCCGGGCGTGCCCGGCGTTTGCTCGATGCCACATGGAGCCCGCGGGCGCGGGCTCCATGCCGTTTTGGCAGCGTCGTGGTCGAGCTCGCGTCGGGGCCGCGCCGATGCTGCCCGAACGGACCGGCAGGCGGCGGAGCGGGCGCCGCGCGTCCGCCGCGGAAAGGGGTAGTTCGTGCACTCGCGAGCGCTTGCATGGAGCGTGGCAGCCTTCGTCTGCCTGCTGAGCGCCCGGCCGGCCCGCGCCGCCGGAAGCGTCACGTGCTCCGCCGTCACCGCGGCCGGGGTCCCACTCAAGGTCATCACCATCCCGCTCGAGAACCTCGACATCAAGGTGACGGGCCAGATGCCCAAGTGGGGCGCCGGGCATGCCGAGCCGTTCGGCCAGATGATCCGGCGGACACGGCCAGCGGTGGCGGTTACCGGAACGTTCTTCTCGACTCGCACGCTCAAGCCGATCGGCGACATCGTCATCGGGGGGCAGCTTGCCCATTTCGGGGGGCTGGGTACGGCGCTCTGCATCACCGACAACAACGAGGTCGAGTTCATCCGGCCGGAGCGGTACCGCCACCAGGACTGGTCGCGCTTCGATTTCGTGCTGTGCTCCGGCCCGCGCCTGGTGCGAGGCGGCATGGTGGCGGTGGACCCGCGCAGCGAAGGTTTCCGGGATCGGCGGCTCTTCCAGCCCGCGGCCCGACTGGCCATCGGCGCCACGCGGGACCGGCGGCTCGTCATCGTGGCGACGCGCAAGCCTGTCCATCTCTCGCGGCTGGCGCGCGCGATGCGCGCGATCGGGGTGGTCGACGCGATCAACCTGGACGGGGGCAGCTCACTGGGTCTCTACTGCCGCGGGAAGATGCTGATGCGGCCGGGGCGGTGGCTGACCAACCTGCTGGTCGTGTACGAGGATCGTTGGCACTACGAGAACGTGCGGGAGAGCCTCCTGCCGATCGAAATGCGGCAGGCGTCCAGCAGATGATGCTTCGCGCCAACCATGAAAAAAGGCGGAGGAGCGGACCCATCTGGTCCGCATCCTCCGTCGATCTCCCCTCTGCGCCGACTTGGCTGCACCCGCAGCGGTCGCGGCAAGCACCGGAGAAGAGCAAAGGGTTTCCCCTAATCGAGCTGCTATGGTAAGAGACCCTATCGAGGCGGGAATGTTACAGGAATCTTCGTGCCATTACGCGGAGGAGCACTGATGTCCCCGAGGGTGTGGGCGGAGGTCGATCTGGCGGCGGTGCGCCACAACCTCAAGGAGATTCGCGCTCACGTCGGCCTGCGCGTCGCCGTGATGCCGGTGGTGAAGGCGGACGCGTACGGTCATGGCGCGGCCGAGATCGCCCGCGCGGCGACGATGGCCGGCTGCGACTGGCTTGGTGTGGCGACCGTTGCCGAGGGCGCCGATCTGCGGCAGCGAGTGCCCGGGGCCAGCATCGCTCTCCTCGCCCCGTTCCTGGCCGACGAGGCGGACGAGATCGTGCGCCTTCGCCTGACACCGCTCGTAAGCGATCTGGATGGCGCCCGCGCGCTCGCGCTGGCAGGCCAGCGCGGCCGCACCGCAGCGCGCGTGCACCTGGAGGTCGACACCGGCATGGGCCGTAGCGGCGCCCTGCCGGGGGATGTCGCCCGCCTGGCGACGCACCTCGGACGCATGGGTTCCATCGTCGCCACCGGCATCGCGACGCACTTCCCGTGCGCCGAGACCGATCCCGAGGCCACGCGGCGCCAACTCGCCACGCTCCTGAAGGCCACCGCCGAGGTTCGCGCGACGGATACGACGCTCCAACTCGTGCACTGCGCGAGCAGCGCCGCGCTGCTGCTCTACCCGGAGTCGCGGCTCGACATGGTCCGGCCCGGTCTCCTCGTCTACGGAATCGTGCCCCCCGTTCCGCCCGCCGTGCCCGTTCCCCCCGTGCGCCGCGCGCTCACGCTCAAGACGCGGGTCGTTCTGGTCCGCCAGCTTCCCGTGGGAGCCGCCGTGAGCTACGGCGCCACGCGCATCCTGGACCGTCCGACGCGCGTGGCGACGCTTCCGGTGGGCTATGGCGACGGCTACCCGCGCGCGCTCGGCAACGTGGGTCGTGTCCTGGTTGGCGGCCGCTCAGCGCCGATCCTCGGCCGCATCTGTATGGACATGACACTGGCCGACGTTACCGACATACCCGAGGCGGAGGTCGGATCGGAGGTCGTGCTGATCGGGACGCAGGGGGAGGCTGCCATCGGCGTGGAGGAGATCGCGCGGACCACGGACACGACGGAGCATGATGTGACGACGCGCCTCACGCCGCGCGTGCCACGCAGGTACCTGGGCGCGTCGTGATGCCGCGCACGCGCTACACGGGCGCGTCGCCGGGGCGCCGGATCCACTCCTCCAGCTCGTCCCGGTTGATCGTGAGGCGGACCGCGTCGTCGCCCACGGAGCCGATCAGCTCCCCCGGCAACTCGATGTCCTTCGGGAAGAGGAACCCCTCGCGAACCGTGCAAGCAAGCGGGCGCCCGCTGACGGCGTCGAATGCGAGCCGGTGCAGCTCCCCGACCTTCTCGCCCTCCGAGCTCAGCACGTCGGCCCCCTCGCGCACTGCGGCCGTGAGCTCCTGGCTCGCCTCGCGCTCGCGCTCTGCCTCCACCTCCTGCCCCTGGTCGCGCGAGGCACGCGCCACGTCGACGGCGCCCAGGCCGACCCCCGGCGCGGCGACGGCGCTGCCCGGGTACAGCCCGCCGATGGGCCAGAGCATGGCGCCCGCCGGGAAGCCCAGCGAGACGGCGGCCTCGTCGGGCGGGTTCGTGTAGTCGGCCACGTCGAAGCGCGGCAGGTCATGCACCTGGTCGGCCGTCCGGTTCAACCGAGTGTCGCTCTCCGGGCCGAGGACCAGCGACTCGATGGGCGCCACGACGTCGTCGGGCAGCAGGAACCCCTTCTCGATCACGACGGCCCGAACGCGCAGGTCGGCGGGGTCAATGATCACGCTGCGGATCTTCCCCACGTCCTTGCCGTCGGCGCTCCGCACGGTCGCTCCCAGCTCTACGC
The genomic region above belongs to Chthonomonadales bacterium and contains:
- a CDS encoding phosphoglycerate dehydrogenase — translated: MGWRVLVTARAFWDSGEAARRTLEEAGCSLFLSPRAGPVPEDELIPLLRDRQAVIASSDPYGARLFAECPELALVARCGVGLDGINLAAATDAGVLVTNTPGAMTEAVADYTFALLLAAARRVAECDAAVRAGGWGEFPGTLVFGKTLGIVGLGRIGQAVAARAGGFRMRVLGFDPAGPALLPGVERIPLAALLAESDFVTLHVPSTPATTGMVGAAFLAAMKPGAYLVNTARGALVDEEALLDALASGRLAGAALDVFAREPLSDDHPFRTDRRCVLSSHNAFNAREAALAMSARAAVSVVAVARGERPDDVCNPEVLASPRLRARLA
- the murB gene encoding UDP-N-acetylmuramate dehydrogenase, giving the protein MQSATVIAQPWERALSSELPGRIVARFGRRVPLSPFTTLRVGGRADLYFRAEAADDLALVAAAAQRTRTPYLLLGGGSNVCVADAGIRGLVLHNACRRREVGPITRADSGHSFMRLFLESLRAELSGLEFAVGIPGTLGGALVSNAGAYRQSVCGLVAELDVVERGERTSVGPEWMEFAYRDSRLRRPGGPPAAIVAATLRLEPGTRAAILARARENQRQRIFRQPWHASAGSFFKNLEDAALAERVPGLPAAMREAGVVPAGYLSAACGCKGLRVGGAQVSQRHGNFLVNRGGATAADIRTLAARVKARVREGFGVTLEEEVLYVGDFARSPDEAAA
- a CDS encoding ThuA domain-containing protein, encoding MTRLMVTAAVALAIGAGAVPAGAVAGHAVGPRKVLVVTHTTGFRHTEGIEAGEKAMREIGERSGAFSVDYCRTADDVKAMLTPSGLDPYAAVVFLNTTGDLGIPDLPAFLDWIKSGKGFLGMHSATDTYHDQSTYIDMIGGEFETHGQQAEVEPIVNDKRHPATRRWPAGFRILDEIYHHRHFDRARVHVLLSLSSVPDDRSATANQPADFPLAWCKPYGKGRVFYTAFGHRGDVWTNEVYRQHVLGAVRWALGLDRASVKLGNPAPAAR
- a CDS encoding redox-sensing transcriptional repressor Rex; the protein is MRSDNAARVPVPTLERLATYLRYLLDLEQDRVETISSAEVEEQTGVNAAQFRKDLSYFGEFGKPGVGYNVPDLQTRISRILKIDKEQRILLVGAGNLGSALVGYPGLKEHRFQLVAVFDSSPAKVGTRIWELEVLDIARIREVNAGLRARIAILAVPRAAAQAVAEALVDAGVDAILNFAPTVIRLPETVMVRNVSFVQELAVLSYHLSTEHPEERAASLPPAVALSPTDA
- the nadB gene encoding L-aspartate oxidase gives rise to the protein MPTVREADYLVIGSGIAGLTFALLTSPHGSTVVLTKKNRAESNTNYAQGGIAGVMADDDDIALHAADTLTAGAGLCHPEAVDVLVREGPARIRDLIGLGARFSTAEGSSLALGREGGHSRNRIVHAVDRTGWECERALLAASKDRPNLEIAEHLLVVDLAMASGRCVGAYALNAATGSVELFRAGAVLLAAGGCGRIYAHTTNPRIATGDGVAMAWRAGAAIANMEFIQFHPTTLYHPHGESFLISEAVRGEGGVLRTADGEAFMARYHPLADLAPRDVVARAIHAERLRRDEPCVYLDVTHLDAAFLRARFPTISRRCAALDIDITRQPIPVVPAAHYMCGGVRTDLDGRTTTAGLYAAGEVACTGVHGANRLASNSLLEAMVFGHRAASAATAAGGRRTSHGRAVPASGEWLLSAAGAAGAGESEAVAARLRSMMDARVGIVRSDADLDAALAEVQCLQARAEQLCRESGLNAEACETRNMTAVARLVVRSALSRRESRGLHYTTDYPGAGGPEWLRDTVLVGE
- the ald gene encoding alanine dehydrogenase — translated: MIIGVPKETKDSEYRVSIVPAGVELLTEDGHTVLVERGAGLGSGVADEEYAAAGAEILTDPAEVFGRADLVVKVKEPLEPEYAMLRPGQVLFTYFHFAANEALTRAMAVGGVVCVAYETIQLPDGTLPLLTPMSEVAGRMAIQQGAKYLERPMEGRGILLSGVPGVPPARVAVLGGGVVGANAAKIAAGFGADVTVLDVNLERLRYIDDIMPPNVNTLYSNRPNIRQAIRDADLVIGCVLRRGARAPVLVTREMLSTMRRGAVVVDVAVDQGGCFETTRPTTHMHPTYIEEGVVHYCVANMPGAVAGTSTFALTNETLEYVRLLAAHGWRQAMRGSPSLKMGLNVAGGQVCFAAIAEEFGLPLTPVDALVG
- a CDS encoding ABC transporter permease gives rise to the protein MDRNVKEPRAATEPPVRAARCLPAPIEWLNNYRGIVALIVVFILGCIFTPRAYDTGLPIFLSWRTQLDILFEYSEYGLLATGMTLVILTGGIDLSVSSVLGLAATLFALLTVGYGWGVGPAIAVVVATGLGAGAVNGVLVARFRLQPFVATLAMMSAARGAAKMVSGGIKVQPAAQPWYAMQQDTPPFFRWMTDSLPGVGVQPATLLFLGSIAVMALIVRGTAYGRKLYAIGGNEEAARLCGIPVNRTKLLTYAICSGFAALAGIVNACRQDIGDPEAGFTFELDAIAAVVIGGTSLMGGRGGMAFTLIGVLIMAYIGKILSLNAVPIAPRMIIQAGIIVAAVLIQRQRRGST
- a CDS encoding substrate-binding domain-containing protein — protein: MRAHTLLAAATLLALAAGCSSRQGAGGTASTTKHYVVGMSQCNLGEPWRVQMNKDVREAAAEHPEIELIERDAQNRTETQQNQVGEFVQQHVDLIIISPKEARPLTRPVAEAMKAGIPVIVLDRAVEGDDYTCFIGADNVRIGREAGKHMVKILGGKGNVVELKGLMTSTPGQDRHNGFMEGIRGSALKIVFDADCQWLEPNAQREMKSALSRFPRIDGVYGHNDPSAHGAYLAARQEGKGREKTIKFIGIDALPHEGVRYVKDGILTATFQYPTGGREAIDTALKVLKGEQVPKQITLGTRIFTRENAASGGGEL
- a CDS encoding phosphodiester glycosidase family protein, translating into MHSRALAWSVAAFVCLLSARPARAAGSVTCSAVTAAGVPLKVITIPLENLDIKVTGQMPKWGAGHAEPFGQMIRRTRPAVAVTGTFFSTRTLKPIGDIVIGGQLAHFGGLGTALCITDNNEVEFIRPERYRHQDWSRFDFVLCSGPRLVRGGMVAVDPRSEGFRDRRLFQPAARLAIGATRDRRLVIVATRKPVHLSRLARAMRAIGVVDAINLDGGSSLGLYCRGKMLMRPGRWLTNLLVVYEDRWHYENVRESLLPIEMRQASSR
- the alr gene encoding alanine racemase, which encodes MSPRVWAEVDLAAVRHNLKEIRAHVGLRVAVMPVVKADAYGHGAAEIARAATMAGCDWLGVATVAEGADLRQRVPGASIALLAPFLADEADEIVRLRLTPLVSDLDGARALALAGQRGRTAARVHLEVDTGMGRSGALPGDVARLATHLGRMGSIVATGIATHFPCAETDPEATRRQLATLLKATAEVRATDTTLQLVHCASSAALLLYPESRLDMVRPGLLVYGIVPPVPPAVPVPPVRRALTLKTRVVLVRQLPVGAAVSYGATRILDRPTRVATLPVGYGDGYPRALGNVGRVLVGGRSAPILGRICMDMTLADVTDIPEAEVGSEVVLIGTQGEAAIGVEEIARTTDTTEHDVTTRLTPRVPRRYLGAS
- a CDS encoding PRC-barrel domain-containing protein, translating into MRVELGATVRSADGKDVGKIRSVIIDPADLRVRAVVIEKGFLLPDDVVAPIESLVLGPESDTRLNRTADQVHDLPRFDVADYTNPPDEAAVSLGFPAGAMLWPIGGLYPGSAVAAPGVGLGAVDVARASRDQGQEVEAEREREASQELTAAVREGADVLSSEGEKVGELHRLAFDAVSGRPLACTVREGFLFPKDIELPGELIGSVGDDAVRLTINRDELEEWIRRPGDAPV